From a region of the Rhipicephalus microplus isolate Deutch F79 chromosome X, USDA_Rmic, whole genome shotgun sequence genome:
- the LOC119187752 gene encoding uncharacterized protein LOC119187752, translating to MLSLGRVVLWALLVCVVAATPVCIESGTSRVTYTCSGFTSHAHFDEFLRREFTPDRYSRVQFLLHDSNLDYLPPRAFDGTMASVVEFRNVRVHGHTPTSDDHPFTGVTSWLKKVIFSDGSTVPPSWGLLGPLTKLEEVILLNMHYVNLSSSFNELPKSVKRVRVLNSTILGVDPHWLAGLENLEELHVENSNINSFSRTMLPRPAHNLTSLTLRNANLTSLPVDLTDEAPLLTTLNLQHNAIKNFEAESFTPLLARSTDAAAFLDENPLDCDCHARFLNQIPASWTAPPCSTPERLRGRLVKNIGISQLICAPASRRR from the exons ATGCTCTCTCTCGGGCGGGTGGTCCTTTGGGCTCTGTTGGTGTGCGTCGTTGCTGCCACACCTGTGTGCATTGAGTCCGGGACATCACGAGTCACGTACACCTGCTCTGGCTTCACGAGCCATGCCCACTTCGATGAGTTCCTCCGTCGCGAATTCACGCCGGATCGCTACTCGCGCGTTCAGTTTCTTCTCCACGACAGCAATCTCGACTATTTACCGCCAAGAGCATTCGATGGTACAATGGCTTCGGTAGTCGAGTTTCGTAATGTCCGAGTGCACGGCCACACTCCGACGTCCGACGACCACCCATTCACCGGCGTGACATCGTGGCTCAAGAAGGTGATTTTTAGCGATGGCAGCACGGTGCCACCATCTTGGGGACTATTAGGTCCACTGACAAAGCTCGAAGAAGTTATCCTCTTGAACATGCACTACGTGAACCTCTCCAGCAGCTTTAATGAACTCCCGAAGAGCGTAAAACGTGTGCGCGTCCTCAACTCTACAATCCTCGGCGTAGATCCTCATTGGCTTGCAGGTCTGGAAAACCTCGAGGAGCTCCACGTCGAGAACAGCAACATCAACTCCTTTTCTAGGACAATGCTGCCTAGGCCAGCCCACAACCTCACTTCGTTGACGCTCAG GAATGCCAACTTGACATCTCTGCCTGTGGACCTGACAGATGAGGCGCCCCTGCTGACTACGCTAAACCTTCAGCACAACGCCATTAAAAACTTTGAAGCGGAAAGTTTCACTCCTCTGCTCGCACGGAGTACCGATGCAGCAGCCTTCTTGGATG AAAACCCTCTAGACTGCGACTGTCACGCACGCTTCCTCAACCAGATTCCCGCCAGCTGGACGGCACCGCCCTGTTCAACACCAGAGCGACTAAGAGGGCGCCTGGTCAAGAACATCGGCATCTCGCAGCTAATTTGCGCTCCTGCCAGCAGGCGCCGCTAA